GGCGGGGGCTGCgctatgcttcttcttcttcgtcgtctttggcttcttcttcttgctcttgCTCGGCGCTGGCGCGGGCACATCCGTTGGCTTCGGCGGAGCAGCGGCCGGGACCGGAGCAGCTGGTGCCGGCACCGGTGACGACAATGTCGGCGGAGGGGTAGGCGGAGAACTCACTGGCACGGGTACCGGCGGAGGTGTCATGGGGGCGGGGGCAGGCGGGGCAGTGGTGGGGGCAGCGGCGACGGGGGCTTTGGCTGGGGTGGCAACCGGAGCTGTGGAGGGGGCGGGGGTTGGCTTGGTAggggcggcagcgggagcgggagtggcaGGCTTGATAGGGGCAGCAGTAGGGGCGGGGGTGACGGGTTTGGTCGGGGCGGCGGCCGGGGATTGGGCGCCAGCGTGGGACGCCGCGACGAAGACGAGGGCAATGAAGAGGACGGCGCGGTGATCCATCACGAACAAGGAGGCGTGAAGAAAAGGCGTGGAGCGACGAGTGGGAGTTGGGAGGCGAAGACTAAATAGAGCGGGAGCGAAGGGGCGCGCTTGGCGTTCGGGACAAGGGAGGGCCGCCTTGCTTGCGGGACGCTATACGCGATCGCACGACGCGAGCGATGGTTCATCCAAGGAACACTTTTACGACTGCAGACACGGTCGAACGAGGGCGTGCGCAGTCCGGAGGTTCTCTACATCCTCCACCCGTGACTTGCGTTGTGACGTATCCCGGTGTAACGACGTGAAAATTCTCCATCCACACGGCTCGCATGTGGACTTACGAAGCGACATGCCGGCAAACCTACCGCGCGTGGGCCCAGGAAGGTGGGTGCGAGACTCGTGCGTCGGGCGAGTGGCGTGGTTTAGCTGGTCACCCGCTGGAATCGAACCAACTGGCGGAGTGTCGTCGGTCGGTGCTTGCTTTCCTTGGGGTTTAACCATTTCTGTTAGAGTGGCAAGGCGCGTTgactaaagaaagaaagaaagtggaTTCGAGTCTGCTGTTTGCATGTGACCTGGTAGGTGAGCAGCATGTGATTGGTTTTGttagaaaaaattattattaatatatttatgagCTAAAGTGATCTCGAACGTATATGGATAGGATAATTCGAATAGTCTTCGACGTAAAAATAGTGAATAGAAGTCCTTTATATTAGGTTTAATATGTTATTTTATACCTTAGAGGATGAGAAGAGAGTTTGTGATTACCTTCCTCGTTATAATAGATAAGAAGGAAGCTTATAATTGCTTTGTCATAAAGGATAAAGAGAGATCTTATGGATAAGAAAGAAGTTTGTGtttctttattttaattttttatccatGTAGGCAAATAGATGAATAGTTGATAATAGATTCTCTATTATTTGTCCCTCACCTTGATTGTTTGAAAGCATGGTTTCTTCGTCATGATAAATTTTGGGTCTTCCCTCTATCATAGTGGATTTTGAGTCCTCCTAGTAGGTTTTCAAGTCTCTCTTTTTACTGTGGTGGATTTCGGATCCTCCTTTctgataagtagataagatttcctaactgtttgaggaaatctctctactctgttgagggaggaTGGAGGATATATTAAACAATCAactacttctacaacttgtttatctatttattttctaacatggtatcagagcagttcctccttggcgacaacagtatcgccgtgtgttagccaagcggccacagtaacatgctgcctctaccgcagcagccttCGTTgtcgcttccctctacacaacggcgcctccttaacggcggtgtcctcctcctcaatagctaCGAACGGCGAAcgatggtgtcttcctcgctcagtcttccttgcttaacgacggctgctgcgtcttcctccttcgctgtcgcggCCGCTTCCCAACCAGCAGCaaccgcaactgctgcatcttccttcctctaccacaACAGCTTTCGCTACCGCTTttctctatacatctaattgctgcagatttctctcactgcagtttccttgagtaacactgcagattttcgcggccatttcccgatgaaccgcagtcttgagtaccgttgcagttttcgcagctatcttccggcgaactgcagcctctccaattcgctgcagcaagcagcaatccacaacaGCGAACCATAGTCTACATctaattgctgtagatttctctcattgcagtttccttgagtaacactgcAAATTTTTGCGGCCATTTcccggcgaaccgcagtcttgagtaccgctgcagttttcgcagccatcttccggcaaactacagcctctacaatccgctgcagcaagcagcaatcaacAGCAGCGAACCACAGTCTTGAGAATCGCTGTAGTTTTCGTGACCATCTTTCAGCAAACTACAACCTCTACACTCtgttgcagcaagcagcaatccacagcagctgccgacaactttgcactgttgtagattgctcaatctactgcagcaatctatagcagcagccccctccctcattctccacttcttctataaaaaaaaaaaaaaaaacgaagaaaaaaaaaatgtctttgttcacttcttctgatgtttcaattcctgtagggactcccacttcttgttcttctacaggcttatctccatcaatgctgtcaggctgataccctttaagttatcaaagggtggcaactatgcgtcctggcgagctcaattttctaatcttttatttggatacgacttgctaggttacattgatggctctttcagatgtcctccggccatgctcaacatccccggcgatctcagtccagtacccaatccagctcacaaactgtggctacgtcaagatcgtctcatcctccaagccattcaagcttcagttgctggatatgttgctcccttgatatcttcatgtgtgacagttgctgatgcatggtctacactgcaaaccaccctggcaaatcattcgcgtactcgtaagcttagtcttctatccaagcttatggtgacaaaacaagagggaagtagtatctctgattatctacaacacatcaaggttatcattgatgacttggccttaataggtcattccctatgtgacgaagaggttgtcattcataccctcaatggtctcgatgccgactacaaggaattggctgctgcaattcgggcacgcgactcgccggtctcttttgaagatctctatgataagctgactgactacgagatgtacttgaagcgtgcggacaaactacctggatcaactgtcactgcTCAAGTAAGTcataagtctaaacggaagagcactcggtactcgtcgaacatcacccaaggtttggctaatgcgcctcttgattctgtgagttccatgcaacacccctcctatcctcctagtcatcacttctcgcaaagtggcaactccagccatcatccgtcttggcgtcctgccctaccgagccatcaaagacgggtcgtttgccaactgtgtgacaaagtcggccactccgctaaagtttgccggtctcgtccctGCCTCCTTGCTCTGTCAcactggcctcaagcaaatctcctaacttctccgacacctagccagtccaactggattgtcgactctggtgcctctcatcacatcaccgctgatcttcagaatttgtctcttcacaatccctatggcggcgatgaagatatcatcatcggtgatggtaaaggacttcctataactcatactggttccacaacgcttaattctgactctaatacatttacgctcgatgatgttttatgtgctcctcatattaaacgcaacctcatttctgtttctcaattttgcaaacataataatacttccattgaattctttcctgattcttttcttgttaacgacttgagcacgggggcatcattggtccaaggcccgaataaagacaacatttacgaatgaccgtcaacctctcgaataatccagcccactgttcattcttctgttgcggctctaattgatgtgtggcatcgtcggcttggtcatccctcatcctttattcagcagaaattattatctcgtcactctcttcctctttttaagtccactaattctatgatgcattgtgatgcttgtcttagtaataagagtcatcggcagccttttggctcatcttccatttcctcttctaaaccttttgaaattatatatactgatgtttggggtcctgctccaatcttatcttttgataagttccgattttatgttatttttgtagatcacttctctaagtacacatggatatatcctctttcccataaatctgacgtttctcgcattttttccactttccagaagttggtcgaaaactatttttaGTCTACCATTaagacagtctactctgatggtggtggtgaatatcaagccctggcatcccatctctcagcttgtggcattcaacacctcaagtctcccccacatactcctcaactagtcggttttgccgaacgcaaacatcggcatatagtagaaactggacttacacttctacatcaggctttCATGCCTTCATCtttttggacagcagcctttcaaactgctgtctacctaattaatcgaatgcctacaccagttctacaataccggtccccctttgacacactatttcacaaaccccctaaccttcgtaaactccgagtgttcggttgtttatgttatccttggttacgtccctatgcctctcataagttaacatcccgatctactccttgtgtctttattggttactcacttgaacataatgctttccgctgctataatttccacactcacaaaatcttcatatcacgtcacgttgtctttgttgagtctaactttcctttccaaacccttccatatcctgccatacagaccacttcactatctcactggggtataccttcggtccaatcggacgagcctcccatgacttcgtctacttcctcccctcctgatccgcactatatcactccagttcaacacttgcccgttcctactccactccactcttccccaattgatggggcaatatgttccgagacacaaccatcctctttatctccttcttgcccaagtgcccctgacgtgtctccacttgacccgacttatgccacagatcctcacccaacatcacctcccaatcctgtcgtctctaatcatcctatgaccactcgctctaagcatggtatttttaaacttcgtcaggtacttaaccttcaagctatcatgaattcctcatcccccaacgttgaacccaccacctttactcaagcccaaaaatctccacattggggtactgccatgagtgaggaatataatgccctcctccataattcaacgtgggatctcattctttctatccttcacaaaacatcatcgggtgtaagtgggtctttagaattaagcggaacccagatggctctgttgcccgatataaggcacgcttggtcgccaaagggtttcatcaacgacctggggttgatttcactgagacgtttagtcctgttgttaaacccactacaatccggctcatCTTgggtctggctaccactaaaggctggcaattacgacaattggatgttaataatgcatttctacagggatctctatccgaagatatttttatgcaacaacccccctggttttactcatcctcagtttccacagcatgtttgcaaacttcggaaagccatttatggacttcgtcaggctccgagagcttggtacactgaacttagctcattttttatttctgtcggctttcttaactccaaatctgacacttcgttgtttctgcgacattatcatggaaacacaatgtatattctggtatatgtggatgatattattatcacaggcaacaatcccatcagcatccaagcgttcatcaaacagccggcagctcgattctcgcttaaggatctcggacccttgagctactttctgggcgtcgaagctaccttcacatcttccggtctccttttatcacaacgcaagtacattcaagatttgttattaaagacaaacatgcaggatgcaaatgcagttacaacccccatctctactagtggttctctcaaattatcggatggaagtcctgctacagaacccactcaataccgccaagttgttggctctttacaatacttagctctcacgcgtccagacatctcatttgctgtcaacaaattatccAAGGATTtatgtgtacttagagaagtgatctacaaaaataacataaaatcgaaacttatcaaaagataagattg
This DNA window, taken from Musa acuminata AAA Group cultivar baxijiao chromosome BXJ3-7, Cavendish_Baxijiao_AAA, whole genome shotgun sequence, encodes the following:
- the LOC135642175 gene encoding lysine-rich arabinogalactan protein 18-like; protein product: MDHRAVLFIALVFVAASHAGAQSPAAAPTKPVTPAPTAAPIKPATPAPAAAPTKPTPAPSTAPVATPAKAPVAAAPTTAPPAPAPMTPPPVPVPVSSPPTPPPTLSSPVPAPAAPVPAAAPPKPTDVPAPAPSKSKKKKPKTTKKKKHSAAPAPAPLAHTPPAPLTESPAGTGESPAPSLAADQTSGAETLRHKVAGRMSAAWLLPLGFAALAWI